The Capsicum annuum cultivar UCD-10X-F1 chromosome 1, UCD10Xv1.1, whole genome shotgun sequence sequence TTGCTAGAATATTGAAGTGTGCAATTTCCCATGTCAATTTTAGCTGACAAAACAGCTTCTCAAATTAAGCAATTTTATAAGCTCGGCCAAGCAAGCTCTAAGTCACCTAAGCATAGTTATTGACTTTCCACATCTTCATTCAGATACCCGCTGGGGTTTAACTATCGAGAACACTTGCAACGACTTAAGCAATATGAATATTACTTCTCGTTATCAAAGTAACAAGCTATTCTCCCAGCAGAAACTTCACTTTCGGCCACTTTTTCTACTTTATCAGGTAGCTTCGTCACTTGAAATATACACTTCACATGCCTAAACTAAAGAACTGCTCAAAGTCACGAGAGACTAAGATTTATCAGATTTACAGATACAGAACAAGCCTCATTACAGAATGATGTTCCTGAGACTGACAGAATCATAACTCCCAAGTGGGGAAATATTTGGTACAGAGCTCTCTGATACAGTTTGGTCCAGCTTACTGAAAATCGGGTTAACACAAATGTGACTCAGCATCATGGGGAAAAAAGTCGAGGTCCTCCGCATTTTATCTAGCATCCTCGTCATCATCACCATTAAGGttttcatcataatcatcatcatcatcatcattgaaaCTGttctgtaaattttgaaattggttgaTTGCATCTCTGGCTTCAGATATTAGAGCATTTTTCGCAGCTTTAATCACATCCACTTTTATGACATTCTCATTCTGGTGATCATTCTTATTTTGCTGGACCTTTGCTGTCCTTGAAGCGGCTGCCTTTCTCTTTGCTTCCCTGCAATGTAGCTGATCAACATACCTCTCATGTAAGGCCTTATTCTTAATTGGCTTTAGAACTGGTGGACTGGTAAGGGTTGCTACTGATGAACCACTTAATCTGGAACGGTGCTTTTTATGGGTGGAAGACGATCTCTCCAGGCACTTTCTAAGATAATTCAAACCTTCTTTGTTGCACTCCGGGGTTAAAAAAATTGTGTTTGGGCATAATGCCTTAGCAGTTGGATCTGCTGATGATTCAAGAGCACTGAAGAAATCTGCTTCCTTATCTCGAtctatatcagtttgcttttgcAGTAGTTCTCTCACAGCCTTGCGTGAGAGATGGCTCTTCGGCTTGCTATATCTCCGCTTGTTTGTGTTTTTCTTGGTGGACTGAAGCAACTTAGTTGCACATGGAGAGAGTGATGTTGTATTCATCTTTTTAATCCTTGACCGTGGTTGAGGCTGAGGAGGAGTCATAAAATCCGAATGTATCTTGTCAAAACAATCCTTTGCTGATTTTCCAGGCACCTGCAATACAAGTTCAAAGTTTACTGAGATGATCATGTATactttcaaaattattataaaaataattttatcatgtCGACATTAACAAGGGCAACTAAGCAAAGCCAGAAATCATAACTACCATAATTTTCTTTGACTTATATATTTGATTTGCAGATATCAGAAAATCAAAGCTTACAAACACCACTTGCtaacatattgatatcaagaaaGGACCTTGAATCTGGACTCGTGGATTTGTAGGTGGAGAGCAATCCTACTAGTTCCAAATTGAAAGCTAAGGATTAGTAGTATATGCTAAGTTCTTCTAGAGTGAACTAGCATAGCGGAGTGATATCGAAGAATGAATTTAGCCTTCAACCACAAATGGGATCCTTTAGGCAGCCGATTGGCTATTCTCAAGGCTTTTTGATTAGCAGCTTGTGTCCAAATGAGCTGCAGGTATGCAAAAAAAATTGGATCTAAATATAAAAAGTTCCACCATAAGTGATTTTAGATAATCCTCTGCCATGTTATTCATCTATAGGCTTCATCTGAGGCAAATATTAACACGACGCGACAGATCAGCATTTGTTGCTTATTTCCATCTTCCAGTCACAGTTGGTAAAGCCTAGGATCAACCACTCAAAATCTGGGAGTAAGCGAATGCTCCTGTCAAACTTTCCATTAGTCCGACAGCCTCACTTTAGGCCTAAATTGTCCTTTCCTTTAATACAGTATAAAGAGACACATGATCATAAAGAAGAGACCAAACAGCAGGGAAAACAAATATCATACAACTAATTACTTAATCAATTTTTCTTACTCCATTTGTCCAAAAAAGATTATCTTAATTCTCTTTCGTGCCCTCCACATAATGTCGTCTACTTTAATAAGAAACTTCTCCTTTCAGTACTAATGAAATTTCGGTTTTTGAATACCATATTACAGTCAATAGGACTCATTTTTACTCGCACAAGATCtcaaattagaagaaattgagTTTCTACCACTTTTGTGCCCAATGCGTCTATAAAAATGGAACAAaagaatatccaaaacaactaaaaaaccTCTCAATCCTAAATAGGCAATTTTCGTAATTTCTAATCTCATTCTCCCTCTTCCAACTGCGAGCAAATCCATCAATTTCCTCTTTAGCATTTCCATTAATAACCAACCAAACAGCAGCAGGTTGAAGATTTGGGAGCAATTTGGAAGGGGCTTAAGTCATCCACAGCCCCCTAAAGTTGTCCACAAAATTCACTTAAGACACCTCAACTCAGCCTTGTACCTATTGAACACTTAAAACCACTCAAAATGTGTACCAATTAGACACCTTTTTGATAATCAGCCACAAGTATAAAATGTGTGTATCACACTCGCAGTGATGTGGCAAAAAAGACCAATTAAAGGACATGTAGCAGATGAAtctgaaaaaattattaaaaaaggaATTATgagtcaaaagaaaaatatttataatttaaaccCAAACTTTAACTAAACCAGCCGTCGCTACCCCCTCCATCAGCCGCCACCTTCATTCGTTATCGGCTGGAGCTATCTTCCCCATTTCAAGCTCAGCAATGGCATAAAATTCCAACACAAAAATCAATGCAAAATCCATTGAACAAGCTCACAAAAATACCAATCTTTAACACAAGAAATTGACAAATTATTAAAATCGAAGAATTGGTGTTTTCATCTAATAATCAAGAAAATGAattgagttggaaaaaataaagcttttaacAGCACCGAAGTGTGAATCCTCCATCTTTCTTCCCCTTTATGTCTTCCTTTTTACTCTTTTTGATAGCTCCCCTTCTATGTCTTCTTCCTCATTCCCACTTTATATTAGTGggtttttttccttcaaatttgttccttttctttttgtttcggtttgttctttttcctttttttgtgtgtttctgTTTCTGTTTTGCTcgaaagaagatttaaaaaataaatccgGCAAACAAGGTGGCAGACAGTGGCTCTGCATCCGGACAAAGAatacaatgaagaagaagaagaagaagaaaaggaaatttGGCAAAAAGAACACCACCTCTCACGCACTTTCAAATGTACTACACTCATTAAGCCATGTCAGCGAAGAGTGTTCAAGCGATTCAAATCCGAAGTGGTAGAGGTGTTCAATAGGTATAAGGCTGGGTTGGCGTGTCTAAGTGACTGTCCACGCGAAATAGACAAGATGGCATTGACTATCCAAGTGAAATGAAGCATACATGGAAGAAAGTGGgcaaaataatgaagtgatagaGATGGTAGGGGAAGGAGACCAGCGAGAGAGCCAGAGAATTAAGTCATATTAACAAATGAAAAGACCACAGAGGATAATAGCGAAATAAATGAGACACGAGAAAATATAGTTGTAGTTGATCTGAGATTGATCTTATATATCTTTACATAAAAGTAACTTCTTCTTATGGGTACTTCTAGTGATGGGAAATATGGGAAGAGATTGTCTCTACCTGTCAACTGTTTCTCTTCTGTAAACAAATAAAATTCCTAGTTAACCTTCGTAAAGAGCCAAGAGTCAGAAAACTTGTCTAGGCCCAAAGTTATACAGCAAATCTTTTGCAGCAAGAAGGCTATCAGGTCTATTTTGCTTGCCAAGAGGAGGGGAGAGAGAGGTAGCTGAACCCTTGAAAGAGGAGGAGGAAAAAAGTGCAAGCAACCATTTGAACTTGCATCTTAAGACCATACAAAGAGAGTATCTGAAACTCTTCCTAGACATTCTTAACTTCTTCTTAACTAAATCAGCTTAACTCTGAGAGGTCAAATTATAGATTAAAATTGATTAGACCATGCTCAACCAATGTTATCAAAAGCAAAAGGAGAAAACAAAAACTCTAAGGTTTGTTGGGCCTTTAAGGGTGAAGCACAAATAAAGTGTGGGCTTTAATGTAAAAAGGCGCAAGGGAAGAAAAAATTCAACTATATATGTTTAGTACAAGACAAATAAGTATAAGCATGAACGATAAACATATAGACAAAGAACTTGAAAAAAGAGTACGATAAACTAAATTATCAATTATCTAGCGTTGTTTCTGCATAAGAGGTTCATTGGCAAGGAAAAATATGCCATAGGACCTTGATGACGACACTTAACCGCACATTAAGCAAGGTGGAGGCATGAAGCGGTCAACACAGTTTGACCTCGCTTCAGTGCTTAACCGTTTGACAACACTGTCCCCACCAATCAGCTTCTAcacttgaaaaataattttcttattaaattGATACTGTTGACGCACAAACACATCCAACAACCTGAAATCCTAGCTCTAATTATACCTGGTTTTCGACACTTAATAGACACAAATCCTAAAGACAATTTTCCCTatatatcaaatatataaatgCACAGTGTTCAGCTTGATTAGCTTTCCAggataataatagaataatggaAAGGCGTAATAAAAGCATAAGCTAATTTTGAGCAAAATTACCATCCTAGCAACTTTCTTCCAGAAGTTCGGTGTTGCCTTTGCCGCGAAATAAGCAGTCTGCAACGCCGTCTCTTGTTCGTTAGTCCACCCATTAGCTACACCATTCTCCTCCACCCCTTGAGTTCTCTTCCTCTTCAATCCTGCCTGTTTCTTCCCCGACCCATTATCATCGTCCTCTCCACATCCCGCTACTTCAGATGATACCACAGGTCTCTCAACACAAGCAGCTTTTCCACTTCTAGTAATAACCCCTTTTCTCTTCTCAACTGAATTTTCACCATGTGTAGAACCCCGAGTCACCCTTTTCTTCTCGCCATTGTTCTGCGGAGTTCCAATACTCAATCTTCCAGATCTTCGCACCCCCGTACTCGATTTTTTGGGGTTCTTTGAAACTTCAATATGTTTCTTGTGGACTTTGATAGCAGAAATCTCAGTAGCAGCAGCGGCAGTAAACCGCGGAGATCTTCTGAGAGTGGGTGTTGGATTTTCTTGGTCTGTCGACTTTCTCTGCGGCATTTTGACAAACAGATAGTAGTTCTAGGTTTTGTGTTGAGATAGAAATGCGCATCGGTTTAAGAGGGAAAACTTGAAGAAGTGATGTTTTGAAATGTTCAGAAAGGGGAAACTCAAAGCTGAAGTGTTGTTCAACATCAAACCATTACCAGACTAACAAATTGAACCCAAAAAAGTTATTTACTTATCATAATGGGTTATTATTTAGTGGTTTCGATGGCGGTTTCGACTTTTTTTCTATAtaagtttatcaatttttaatggTTTGAGGTTTTTCTTAATGGCTTAATTGATAACCAACAGTGAATTAAGAAactatatttatattattcagttTATAAAGTCTTCGACTTGAATTTAGCTTCATACTTTACATTTCTCACTATCTCCTCAAACTCTCAATTATtctataagattttatttttttttggtgaatAGGGAGGATTGCATTAATATAAAGAGAGTTCTTTACAAGAAAAAACAGCCTAACCAGGCTCAAGATGGTAAACATTGGGCGTTGAGGGCCCATTACAACCTACAGTACGTGGGAAGGATTTGCCTTTAAAATCCTCCCAAAAGACTACTCCTACACTAGCTGGAGGAGttacaaaaatatgtattttgtCCCAAAAGTTATGCTTTGAGCCCTGGTTAGTCATTAAGTCCGCTACTCTTTTCTGCTCCCGATATGTGTGGTAGATCGGAGAATTCTCCAAGCTCCTTAGTAGAGACCTGCATACAAAAATAATCGAATCATAAAGCAAGTTTTCATGGTgcagcatgttaattattttcataGAGTCAATGCAAACTTCTAAGAGTTTCAGATTCCGATCCAAGGCTGGCTGGAGGCCCTCTTTAAGAGCAGGGAGCTCCATGAGGTTATTAGTGGCATAGGTTAAGCTTTTGCTGAAGCCTAAGACTCAATCACCTCTACTATCTAATGACCCCTCCAATTCCACCTCTCTCTGGATTCACAAGGTATGAACCATCAGTGTTCAGCTTGTAGGTGTTGGGGGTAGGGGGGAGCCATCTCACTCTAATACTACTGGATGCATTGGGGTTGGTAGCATTGCCTAGGTGATGATACTCCACAGCTTCAGCATGAGGTATGTTAAAGCAAGGGGAGGAGTTAGAATGTTGGAAGTTATTAGCACTTCTAACTTTCCAAAGGTGCCATAAGCAGAAAGGGAAAAGAGTACCCCAAGGAGTGTTGATGTCAAAGGATTCTTTGCTAAGGGTTTTCCAGGTTGAGGGCCAATTGTTAGTGTTAAATATGGAGAGATGTAATTGCAGGTTGCCCCTATATCTATGTATGAGATTATGCCAAAAGGTTTTGGCAGTGTTGCAACCAAAGAAGATATGGTGTTGGTCCTCATTCTCAGTGCTGCAAGAAAGGCAGCTAGCTGGTAAGGATGTCAAGGCCCCTTTTAGAAAGGGTGGCTCTGGTAGGGAGATTGTTGTGGTGCAGAAGACACATAAAGGTTTTGACCTTATTTGGTACTTTAAGGAGCTAGATCCAGTTATAAGAGGTGTAAGTCTTGTGAGggtgatacaagcataaagagcacaaaagagtacaaggcattatcaaaggttcaagcttcaaaATTGACAAGTGATTGAAGGCCTTTTGGAGCattttgaagccttgttcaagagaaGCTAGGAGGAAAATCTTTACACTCAAGAGGCGTCTCTTGCTAAGGGCATGATggactttttacactccaaaataaCACTCCATAGGGGCCCTTTCCTAAGCCCtcattaaggacatttttgtcatttggttgtaataagtataaatagaccctttatcTTGTATTTCTCTTAGACTTTgaagaattgaaattgagtattactcttagtgtagtttctttccttagtgtaaggtttggaaaagccatcttagtgtaggttttggaaaagacatcaaaacttGAGTGTTTTGATgcaattgaatggattttcatttgtgttgaatatttggcaagaaaggtatgATTCAGGAGTGTGAGTTCCTTTGGTCCATCTAAGAGTAAGGTTTGAACTACCATCACCAGTGAGTCTCTAAAGGTGGTTTCTTGGTTTAAGTGGGTGCTTTGGAGAAAAGCATTTCGTATATTGTGAGTGATAGTTGGAGGGAGTTCATAGGGCAGGAAAATAAAATCCCAAGCACCTCCTCTCTAGATATCTTTGACCATAATGGGGTTTGCAGGGTTATTGATGGGGCCGCCAAGGACAATGGAAAATAAGGGAGGCATTCTAGGGATCCATCTGTCATCCCAGGCCTTAACCTTATTCCCATCTTTTATAGCTCAAAACAGTGTATATTTGCACATGTTTCAGAATTTGGTGATGTTGTTCCAGGTCCTAGAGCTAGAGTTGGTGTTTTTTTTCCTAGTGTCATACTTGGATAGAAGGGTCTTTGCCTAAAGGGAGGTGGGTTTGGAGTGCATTCTCTAGCCCAGGCTACAGAGAAAGGCTTCATTTTTTGTGGCAACTCTTTGGATGCCCAGACCACCATATCTTTTAGGGAGGGTGATGGTGTCCCAGCATAGAAGATGCATCTTTCTTTTAGCATCAGTGGTGCCCCAGATGAAATTCCTTTGCGTTCTGTCAATCAGCTTGTGAATAGTTCTAGGAAGATGGATATACTGCATGACATAATTAGGGATTCTAGCTAGTGAGGACTTAGCTAAAGTGGCCCTACCAGTCATGTTAAGGAATTTGGTTTTCCACCCAGCTAGCTTGCTATTAAGGTTGTCAATGATGAATTGGAAGTCTCCTTTCACAGGCTGATTGTGGAAGATAGGATACCCCAGGTTCTTTCTAAAGTGATTTGATGGGTGGATGCCTAGGATAGAGGAGAGGTTAGCTTGCTCTTCATGCCTGCAGTTAGCAGAGAAGATAACTTTGGATTTAGCATGGTTAATGTTTTGCCCAGAATGTGAGCTGAAACTCTGAAGGATTCTAATGATGGTCTGGCTGTTCTTAGAGTCAGCTTTGGCAAAGAAGGTAAGGTCATCAGCAAAGAAAAGATGGGAGACGGGGGGGTCTCTGTTACTAATGGAAATGGCATTCCAGTTGAGAGTGTTCATCTCATAATTAATTCTCCTAGACAGGAGTTCCATACAAAGGATGAAGAGGTGGGGGGGCATAGGGTCCCCTTACCTAATGCCCCTGGTGGAGTTGAAAGGGTTGGTTTTCCCACCATTGATTAATATAGAGATTGAGgaagaaaaaatgcaaaataagATGAGCTTTGTAAGATTCTTTGAAAAGTTGAAGTAGTCAAGGGCTTGTCTAATGAAGGACTACTCTAGCCTGTCAAAGGCTTTTTCAAGATCTATCTTAAGGAGCCTGCTGACCTTCTTACCCTTTATCTTGGAGAAGTGGCTGACATACTCCTGAACAATAATGGCATTATCAGAGGCCCTTCTTTTAGCCATGAAGCTGGGTTGGATGGGCCCAATGATTTTAGCTAGGAAAGGTTTCAACCTAGTGGTGATGATCTTTGTAATAATCTTATATTGGGTATTACAGAGGCCTATGGGTTTAAAGTTCTTAAGGGGGTGGCATTTCTACATTTTGAGATCAGACAGAGGTAAGTGAAGTTAACTCTGGGGTCCATGGAGTAGGTGGTGAAGGTTTCTTGGCAGAACTTAACCAGAGGAGGGCCCAGAGTGTCCCAAAATTTTTGGTAAATAAAGGGGTGGAGCTCATTAGGCCCAGGGGCTTTGTTGGGCTTGAAAGAGAACAGCTCTCTTGACTTCCTCAGAAGAAGGCATAGCTTGGAGCAGGTCATAGTTGAGAGAATTGATGGACCCAGGAAAAAGGGGTTGGACTAGGTGGCAATGTATTCTAAGGAATGCTCAATAGTATAGAGGTTAGCATAGAAGGTGGAAATAGTATTGGCAATGTCCTTTGGATGGTAATGCCAAGTGCCACTTCCATCAACAAGAGAATTGATCCTATTCCTTCTTCTTCTATTGAGAGTGGAGGTGTGAAAGAATTTGGTATTTGAATCTCCTTCAAACAGTCATGAGATTCTGGATTTGAGTTTCCAGAACTCAGTCTCTAGGTTGAGAATATGGTTGAACTCCTTCAATAGAGTACTCTCTAGACCATGAAGAAAAGTACTTGAAGGATAGTTGGGAGATCTTTGGATGCCTGCTAGTCTTGCAAGCAAgtgctttttctttttgaaaatattgCCAAGATGGTCCTGTTCCAGTCCCTGGCCTTTCCTTCAAAGGCAAGAATAGCCAAGGTGATGCAAGGGCAATTAAGAAAGTAGTCTTTGATGAGGTTAGGGAAGTCCTGGTGGCTAAGCCACATGGATTCCACCCTGAAAGGTTTAATCTGGTTGGCTGGGAGGGAGCCAATGCTCAAGAGAAGAGGTGAGTGATCAGAGTGGGTTCTACGCAGGTGGGTGACAGATGCCTCAGGGTATAATTGGATCCATAGGTCATTTGCCATCCACCTATctagtcttttaaggatcaaaccTTGTTTGTTCCTATATCTCATGTTAGACCAGGTGTACTTGTTTCCTTTGTAACCTAAGTCAATAAGGTTACAGTGGTTTAGGCACTCTATAAAGAGGTTAGATCTATTAAGGTTAATCCTGGAGCCTCCAAACTTCTCAGATGCTCTAAGGACCCCATTGAAATCCCCACAAACCAGCCAACTCTCACCTTCAGGTGAGATGCAGGTATCAAAGAAGTTAGTCAACTAGTTCTAAAGGTCTATCCTGGATTGAAAATCAGTGCTAGCATAAATAATAGCAAGGAACCAAGAGGTAGGGGGAACTAACCTTGACTTTAGCATTGATATCTTGGAGAGAAATGGAGATAGAGGTGATGGAGATGGAGTCATCCTTTCACATGATAACAATACCCCCTGAGTTGCCATTAGCCTCAGATTGGATGAGGTTGTAGAATCCTAGCTCCTCACAAAGGTCTTGGTGGTTAGTCATCTTAGTTTCCAAGATGATACAAGAAAATACTAGGAAACATAAAAATGGACacacaagatgcaaaaatcagcaactacaagaagagaaaacaacacatagaagaaGAGGGATAAAGAAGAATGcataaaatgtaaagatagtagaaagacccttacttctaccaagtgattaacaaaagatggtgtatcaaaccatcaatcacacctcaccaatagaagctcaaaccttcctcttaggtggaccaagggaattTACACTCTTTaaaacccacctttcttgccaatttgtcaacacaagtgaaatccatcaattgtgtTAACCCTAATTTGGTTTCTCTCttttaaggagaaggagaatactaCAAGATAACACTAATATCACAATATGAAAATTCACTTAATTCATTATCCtaaaactaaggaaaaataagagctaaggtgcctatttatacttattacaaataagtacaaaaatacccttaatgaagggtgctcctttggagtgtacaAAGGGAGTCTTAAAAGACAACAATAGCCCTAAAAtggggtgcctcttgagtgtcaaATCATAGTGTTCAAAGTCCATTTTGTCCTTCAAGTGAAGCGTCTCTCAAGTGTAATGGTTTCCTTCTCTTCATTCCACTTGACAAGACTTTAAAATactccaaacacttgccaattccaAAGTTTGAACCTTTGATAATGCCTTGTACAATTTTGTGCACCTCTTGTTTGTATCATCCTTtccatcttgaagggaatttgtcctcaaattcagatcctacaaaatcaaagagagaagaaaaacaagcacacaatcctcttggtaggagggttagcattagtgcCAAAATATATGAACACACCAAGGGGGCACACTCTTAGAATATAGCCAACAATTCTTTGTAATAATCATGAAACACTTACTATAAGCAacacaaaggacatgactaagatatgcatcaaagaaagaaaagtgcAACCCAAAATCATCATATATTTCAACACTCtaaggttgttcacatttgaaatacaaccacgggtcctttgtgtgtgaAATGAGAAGCTTAGCATGAATGGCATAAAGGAGGTGgttttggaaaatatcaagagataaggaaactacaatggtcttaatggCTTTACTATACCCAAATGGTAAGACTATCTTtggcttaggaaccataagatacatttgtttcattatctctacaaaggacctcatcaaatatggtTCCACTATTGATCCTAAGGTCCACCTCACCCACACATCACTATCATTCAAACAAGGAAACCAGCCATCAAACTTCCTACCTCTACACAATACAAATTCAGAATTAACATGTTTATCATCATAactaaagaggtagtatagaaaggaatcaagtgtgaaaaCATCATGCCGaggggtacacttttaaaatacaaccagCAATCCTTTGTTCTAACCATGAAACATCTATTATGAGCATTAAAAAGGATAGGTATAAGACAAATATCAAAGGAAAATAAGCACAAGCTGAAACAGTCCCTTTTCCTCCCCACTAgtacaccgggatcaaatgggtgaagTGGCCAAGGGACTAAACCGAAGCTACTCATTCCATCTACTAGGGTATCACACTCACCCAAAGCATTTGTTCTTAAGGGAAGACTAGCACACAAGCATAAGGACCTACGGCTTAGTAGGCTTTCTTTAACAACATACACCtcatcatccataatttctccatACACATGATCACCACGAACACAATTAATAGCAAGGTTCTCACCACATAAGATGTTTAAGAGACCATATTTATTATCAAGATCAACATTATATACATTAACACTAACTTGAGGCTCATCAAACACATCATACATAAACTCAAGCAGTGGGCTACATTCatgagtaaattgatcatcattcacatcctcactagttgttgccAACCCACATACCAACATAGActtaccttggttttcacaagggtcaactagtgtgtgaatactcttgtcacttagtaatggaaccttattcaagtcatgagtgctagcactagatggacacaaattattcttacgaaaagaatcaattttgtcatctttaggatcaactagtgcttgcaaaCTTACATCAAGAATTTGGTCTTCATGCAATCTAAtaataccaagagtatcacaaagggaagactcATGCGATTCTCCTCCAAGAAAACCATCAAATACATCcatttggctactactagccacatcacggTATTCTAAGTTTATAAGAGTGTAGGAGATAGCATTGTTACCTTTTAGCTCACATGAGGTATGGCCTTCACATAGGTTTGGATCATGGTAGCCCATTTATTCCTTTGGGAAGCTCTAATTACAAGGAAGTTTGTCAAGAATTCTTCCTTGCATCACCTCTTTGTCATTTTTCCCAAAGTTGGAATTCTTAGCTAAGAGCTCCATTTGATCAACAACCATGTGTTCTTGAGGAACTCTCCTTGAATCCTCCGATGGAAGTATATTATCTTAAATTTACACACAAGGAGAATTgatactaggcaaaatgctagtacCTTGGTTAGTGGTGATTCGGCTTAGATGGCATACTTCAATCATCAATTGGTGTAGACTTTCAAGGTGCCGATGATCCGAGGTAGTATAAATACTATAACTATCCGAAATGGATGATGTTTCTCCTTCCATTGTCAAGGTAcctaaaaagagcaaaaaaaataacaaaggcaaaaaacctacaaaacgaacaaataagttagttcaaataacctCATACATTCACACTcggatctcacctcacacttggtctca is a genomic window containing:
- the LOC107840210 gene encoding uncharacterized protein LOC107840210, translated to MPQRKSTDQENPTPTLRRSPRFTAAAATEISAIKVHKKHIEVSKNPKKSSTGVRRSGRLSIGTPQNNGEKKRVTRGSTHGENSVEKRKGVITRSGKAACVERPVVSSEVAGCGEDDDNGSGKKQAGLKRKRTQGVEENGVANGWTNEQETALQTAYFAAKATPNFWKKVARMVPGKSAKDCFDKIHSDFMTPPQPQPRSRIKKMNTTSLSPCATKLLQSTKKNTNKRRYSKPKSHLSRKAVRELLQKQTDIDRDKEADFFSALESSADPTAKALCPNTIFLTPECNKEGLNYLRKCLERSSSTHKKHRSRLSGSSVATLTSPPVLKPIKNKALHERYVDQLHCREAKRKAAASRTAKVQQNKNDHQNENVIKVDVIKAAKNALISEARDAINQFQNLQNSFNDDDDDDYDENLNGDDDEDAR